CGTATTTCCCTGGGCCAGTAAGACCCGGGCTTTCATATTCTTGGCGTCCATCTGGTAATCCTTCCAGGGTGATCGCTCAACCGTGCCAAACGCCGAATTCGCGGACGCATAGTCTTTTTTCGCCAGATAGGATTCCCCCAGCAGTTTCATCGCCGGGTAATAACTGAAGTGATCTCCGTTCGCTTTGACAAAATCATCCAGCAGCTTAATGGCATTATCCAGAGCAGCAGGATTCGATTTTGCACTGCGGGCGGTGGTACGGGCAATCATGTACTGCAGACTCTTTTTCAGGTTCGGGCTCGCTGAACCTTCAGCTTTTTTATATTCTTCCAGAGCGGCTGCATAATTACCGTTCTGTTCCTGATTGCGGGCAATATTCAACTGAGGAGGCTCACCCTCCCAGCGAACGCGTTCAATTTCATTGGCCGGTATTTTGACCTCGGTTGCTCCGCGTTTTAAAGTCAGTTCAGTCTTCGTGTAACCGCTGACATCTCCCACCAACGGGCTACTGCCATTATATTGATAAATCGTATCTGCAGCACTAGCATCGGACACCGTCAGAATTGACATTCCTGCCAGCAGAATCAAACTTGACCAGATCGAACGTTTCATGAGTTCATTGCTCCTCAACGATAATTGATGTCTCATCACGGGTAGATATCTCTGCAGTAATCGAGCCAGCTAAAAATTCAGCTGTCCTGAGATTCACTTTCGGGACGAGGTCGTGACTGTTTCTGTTGTTTTGCCTGAGCCGCCTTTTTCTTGGCAATAGCCGCTTTCCGGGCTGCAATTTCTTCAGGCGACATTTGTGCCAGCTTTGCTTTGCGGGCAGCAATTTGTTCCGGTGTCAGCTTACGTTTTTCATTATCAGAATCACTCTTAGTGGAATCAGTTTTCTCAGTCGGCTGTCTGGTTTTGGATTTATCAGGTTCTGCCTTGCTGCGTGGTTTCCCGACAGAAACGTCAGGCTGAGATGACTTTGACTGTGCAGCTCGACTTGCTTTAGGGCTCGGGGGAGCAGGAGCGGGAATATCGGAAGGCATTGTCACATTCGTCGCTAACTGATATGAGGGTCGTGTCGCCTTCTTGCCGGGCTTTAATCCAAAGAAGTAGAACGCGACGGCGCCGCCAACTCCCACCAGCAGAACCAATACGATGATCATCGTATTGGATCCCCCTGCAGCCTGTTCTGTCGACTGCTGTGCAACCTTCTGTCGAGTATCCGTCGGTGTTTCCGTCTTAAGTGAAGTTGAATCATTCGCTGCCATCGAATCACTACTACTGACGCGTCGCGCCAGGTCCTGTGGATCTTCTCCCAAATCAATCTGAGTCTGTCGATACAGCTGGTTAAACCGCTCCCAGACATCATCTGGCAGGTCTACATTGAGCTGACCGAATACATTAATCTCGGATTTAGCGCGTTCCAGCTTATCGGCATCGTTGACGGCGATCGCATAGTTTCGGAATGATTCTACTTTATTGTACTGAGCATCATGATACATTTTCTTCAGGTCTTCACGCCCCGTCGATACCATCGAATTCTGTAGAATTCGAGCCAGATAATTCCAGCCACGAATCACAGCCCCGTTCTCCAGCTCCAGCCCATTGATGGCATCCAGGTATTTTTCATTATTATCGCCTTGACCGCTTGAGGCCCAGGTCTGCAGGAGACTAGCAGCTTCAAACTGCACTTCAGGTGATTTATCTTTTTCCTTCAGTACCGGGGCGAGCAGTTTTAAAGCAGCTTCGAATTCCCCCTGTTCCCGCTTACAGTTCACCAGACGCAGGGTAATCCCTACTTGAAAATTGCCTGGGATAAAATCGCCGGTCGCCGCCTGACGTTTCAGGATTTCTTCGAAAGCGGCAGCAGCTTTATCATAATAGCCACGGGCCACAGTCGGGTCTTCACTGGCCCCCTGCCCCATGCCGTAATAAGTTTCACCAATCCAGACGAGTGATCCATAAGTCTGATCTTTACGTTTAAAGATATCTGTCAGGAATGTTTCCAGCGATTTTCGGACATCGTTAATTCGCTGGGTGTCACCGGCTGCTTTCAGACGTTCGATCTCTTCGGTAATTTTCTCACCCAGCTGACGGTACATTTCCGTGATCGATTCGCCACCAGATCCTGAGGCGGATTCTTCCAGTTCTTTCATTGCTTTGCGCGCCAGATCAATTTGCTGCAGACCAATATAGCCACGGAGTTGCAACTGGTAGACCAGATTCGCAAACTCGCTGCTTTGCACGCCTTTCGCAGGCCGTTTTGTCCCTTTCGCGACATGAATGGCTTTCAGAACCGAGTGTGGTTCTTTCGCCAGGATATCAATCGCTTCCTGGTATTTACCGTTATTCAAAGCAATCTGTGCCAGTGATGTTTTTGCGGCGGTTAAATTTGCAGGAGTCTTTGCTTCCGGAGGGAGTGACTTCAATGTCGCCGCAATTCCAGTGCGAAGATGCTTCTCGGCTAATTCTGACCACTGCTTTGCATTCTCCGGTTTCGTTTCGGAACGACGCGACATCGCAGTCAGATAGCTGTTCCAGTATGCCTGTCCCGCGCTGATCTGGGCTTCCGTGTATTGCGGCGCGGCGGGGGGAACCTGTGAAAACCATTTCGCCGCTTCGGCTGGCCGTTCGGTTGAACTGTAAATATTACCCAGCTGGATTCGGGCATCATTTGCACGGCTACTTTCTGGCCATCTACTGGTAATCAGGTTACAAATCGCCTCCATATGTTGATTGTCTACGTAACGCAGATTCTTGGGGGAATCGTTATAAGCCTGCAGATAACCAGCCAAAGCCAGGTAAGCTGCATCCAGTGACATACCGCCATTGACTTTATCATCACTCTTCGCAACAAACTCTGCCAGAATTGCACATTCATAACTGCGTCTGAGATTGTAATAGGTATAACTCAACAGAAAACGGGCATGATCCAGTTCTTTAGGATCAGTTTTATTATCCGCCAGTTTCAAGGCAATTCTCAGAATACGAGCTGTCTCTTCCATGTACTGAGTCAGTTCGACCTGTGCTTTCTTTTTATCCGCTGCCGACTTGGCTGCTGCCAGTTTGTCTTTTAAGGTTTTGACCTGCTTATTGCGGTCCTGACCCAAGCCATATGCAGTCGCAAAATCCTCAGGATCTCCGCCGGTATTCCCTTGTATCTTTGCAGTGATTCGACCCACCATCAGCCGGGAAACATCTCGATATTTACCCCGGAACGCATTCACAAACCGGGCACTCGCCAGGGCCTGCCTGAGAATCCGATCCTGATCTCCTTTCTTCGTACCTTCCTGATTTGCCAGTGCTTCCTGAGCACGCGCCAGCTCCCAGGTAATCCCCTGTCCAATAGCAGTGCGACTGCGGGAGCGATTTTCTTTCAGCCATTGTTCGGCTTCTTTAATGACCAGCTGATAATCTTTTCTCTTATCGTCATTCAGGCAGATCAATCGAAACTGCAGACAGTTATCTTTCAAACCTTTCATGGCCGGAGACTTACCGGGGTGCCCCAATAATTCATCGTAGATCCCCACAGCTTTTCCCAGTTCACCCTGTTCTTCAAAACATTTCCCCTGCCACATACGGGCATACAACCCCCCCACCTGGCTGCGATAGCGTTCATGAATTTTGGCATACTCTTCCGAAGCTTTGTTCAGAAGCCGATTAAAATCAGCACTGCCGGGATCGTAGGTCTGTGCCTCTGCATAAGTACATTGCGCCAGATCCAGCTGGGCACTCATGTATTGGATTTCAGCTTTAGCCCGGGCTGCATATTTTTCCGGTTCTTTCTGTTTGTCGATGAAAGTTGCGGGAAATGATTTCCAGGTCTTTTCGTGCAGATTATAGGCCTTCTGAAATATATCTCTGGCCTGTGCAACCAGCTTTCGTGCTGCTTCCTGGTGGGCTTTTTTATTATTCTGATCTGAAGGCGACTGTGCTATGCGGCCTTCCACTTCTGCTTTTTCCAGAATAATTTTCCCGCGTTCCGTATTCGCAGTCCCCGCCATGGGATGATTTGGGTACTGCTTTGTGAACAACGCCAACTGTGCCAGAGCCAGATTTAATGTTTCTTCCTGCTCCTCTGGGAGCTTTTGAGTCCGCGAGAACATCATCAGTGTCATCGCACGCTCAAAGGGAATCAGTTCCTGAATCTCCTTTGGCGTCGATTTGTCAGCAGCAATTTTATCGAGATACTGCAATGCCGTATCGTGATAGTTTTTATCCCGCAATCCCTGAAGAAATTCGAGATATTGTTCTTCTGCGGAAACGGAAGAAACCAATGTCAAAATCGTAAATAGACTCACGATCGAAACAAAATGGAATAGACGCATATTATAAATTCCATCGCTAATGAACGGATGCACCGAGGCCGTGAAAGAGAGGACTTTAGACCTGTGAAATCACGAGTTTATAGGCAGCCACACAGAACATGGACATACCTCGGCTCACATTATACCTACTTCATCTACTAAATGTTCGCTGTCAGATAGCTAATTTCTGTGAGAGTTGTTTTTCCAAAGTTGATAGCGAACCATCCTTTACAGAAAATATCTATAAATAACAGCATATCCCGACGACAGAGAGTCTGCAAGAAAGATGCAGGGAATCGTTTATATTTCGAGCCCTTCAACTGGTTCTGACTGTATAACGGGATCCAGCGACGATGACACACTGAAATTCTTACGACAAAACAGCAAAGAATGTGGGCAGCGGAACCTGACATTCCTAATACGACAGGTAGGAAGTTCTGCCTGTTCGAATTTGACGCTGGACAGTGATCTGACTATGCTGTCATTTCATTCACAACACAGAGTGATCTCCAGTCGGGATCAGTCGATCGGAGAGGTGACAGAGTGGCCGAATGTGCCGGTCTCGAAAACCGGTGTACCGCAAGGTACCGGGGGTTCGAATCCCCCTCTCTCCGCTTATTTGATTGCCGTTGAGTTGTAAGCCTATAACTCAGCGGCATTTGCTTTATCTGGACCGCTCCAGAGCTTCCCATTTGTGGCACATTTTGTGGCGTTTTGTGGCACGGGGGTTCTCTGAAAGGCTCTGTTGATGAAGCAATCATCAAAACAAATTCGGAAGACATCGTTCCGTATCGGTAAAGTCCGCGGTGATTTACGAGGTAAAATCTGGTACCTCACTTACCATGAAAATGGAAAGCGATTGCGACCCAAACTTGGTCCCGACAAAGAACAAGCCCGGCAGATGGCTGCGCGTATCAATTCCCAGCTGGAGTCTCATACTCACTCAGTCTTTAATTTCGAGCCTGTAAGTATTGATGACTTACAACAGCGCTGGCTCAACCATCATGAACAGGTATTGCGGTCTTCATTGCAAACCATCCGCCGCTACCGGGCTGCGACAACCCACCTCATTAATTTCATCGGACAAAAAGGTGTCGCTTCTAAAACATCTCTGTTTCAGGTCGGACATGCTGAGGAGTTTGTGCATTACTTGCGTACGATCAAAGTAGCACCCAATGGCCATGTAAATTCCCAGAAACGTCCTCTGCTGGACAAGGGAATTAAATACATCCTGCAATGTTGCCGAAGTATGTTCGGTTATGCGATAAAACGACGGCACCTTTCTCCCTATGCCGAAAACCCGTTCTCCTCTCTCGATTTGGACCGCATCCCAATCGAAAACGCTAAAGTCATTTCCATTTTCAGTCCAGATCAGGAAAAGGCATTTCTAGAAGCCTGCGATGATTGGCAGTTCCCGGTTTTTCTCACTCTCATGCTGACGGGGCTCCGTCCAGGAGAACTTATCCACCTGTTGCTTCCAGATGATATTGATCTGAAAAAAGGAATGCTCTACGTCCGAAATAAACCTCGGTTAGGGTGGCAGGTTAAGACACGCAACGAACGTGAAATTCCACTGATTAATGAACTGAGGGATGTTTTGAAAATCATCATCGGCGATCGCGTCACAGGCCCAGTCTTTTTACAACGCCGTTTTGCCTCAAGCTCCGTACTTCCAGAGTTGACTGGTTATACTGAAAAACAACTCGAAAACTTACTTCAGAAACGCGTAATTAAGGCAGAAGATAGCTCTGATAAGTCATTAGACAGAAATCAGTGGACGCAACAATCGCGAACGATTTGGCGGGATTGTGGTACGCTGAAAACTGACCGAATACGAACGGAATTCATCAAACTGACAAAGCAAATTGAACTACCAGAATTCACAGCCCCCAAATCGCTGCGACATCTCTTTGCCACATGTTTACAGGACGGGAATGTAGACCCGTTGATTCGAAGTGAATTGATGGGGCACTCTACTTCTGCAACGAATGGGGCGAGTCACGGTTTAGGTATGACTGCAACTTATACTCACTCACGTCCTGAAACTAAACGCAGACAATTACAAAATGCATTGTTGATTCGGCCATCAATAATAATAGCTCGTAAGCGTTTTTTAGAGATAATGAAGTCTGGACTTCCCTAGAAATAGTGGGCGCTGTGTTAAAGTTAGGTAGCCTATTCAAATTGTTCGGGGCTTTTATGGCCCAGACCGTGTGGGGCATTTAGCCGGGCGAGTGAAGCCAAGAGCCAACAAACGTCGGACAAAAGCGCTGGGCCTGGCATAATAATGCCAGTCTTCGTCACGGTGAAGGCCGGAAAATCGGTAATGAAAATACCACCTTCCACCTACTGCTTAGGGATAGTAGGTCGGTCCATAATAGTTCTACATGGTCCTGGGAGACACCAGATTATCCTAAACGATCGTAACGTCCTTCCTTGATAACAACTCGCGTGTGACCCGGTTCAGGGAATCGTAAAACCAACCTTTTCCTGAACACTGGCAAAGCCACCGAAGCCAGTACCGCTCCACCGTTTAAATGTTTAATTCTGACATAGCCTGATTTTGGCACACACATGCTTAATTTTATTATTGCATTTAAATAGAGCATGAAATATACTACGAAGATGAAAGCTATTTTAGGTGACAAAATTCGCGTGAAAGCCGACATGCAACGCGGAGTTGTTGAGCGAATTACAGGTAAGTCATTAACAATTCGACTAGACAACGGCAAAACTACGAAATTGACGGAGACTGAACTCACCAATTTCAGTCTTGCAGCTCGCAAAGCATGGGAAAGCAGGCCGGACAGACGCGTTGGACGACCCAAAGGAACATCCAAGACTGATCGTGTTTCGGTCACACTTCGAATTGACCGAGAGCTTTGGATACAATTTCAAACTGCCGAAAAAAAAGGGCTCATCGTTGACCGCACGTCAACCGTGAACAAATGGATTGCGGAGAAACTTGATGAGTTTGAATAGTAACACTTTAACTCCGCCACTCGAAAGGAATTGAGATGGCACAAAACTCAGCGATTGAATGGACAGAAGCTACATGGAATCCAACCACCGGTTGTACGAAGGTCAGTCCGGGGTGCGCTAACTGCTACGCAGAACGAATGGCATTTCGACTGCAAGCAATGGAACAACCTCGATACGACAACGGATTCAAACTTACTCTTCAGGAAGATATCGTCAATCTACCACTGCAATGGAAAAAACCTCGCATCATTTTTGTAAACTCCATGAGCGATCTCTTTCACAAGGATATTCCTAGTGAATTTATTAAGCGTTGTTTCAAAGTCATGACAGATGCCTCTCATCACAAATTTCAAGTGCTGACGAAACGACCTGACCGAGTCGTCGAAATGGCGTCTGAGATCGAGTGGAGCGAGAACATTTGGATGGGAACAAGCGTCGAGAATTCAAAGTATATAAACCGTATTCGAATTCTTCAGAAGGTGCCGGCTCAGATCCGCTTCCTCTCAGTTGAACCTTTGCTTGGCACGATTCCACGAATGCCTCTTAAAGGAATCCACTGGGTAATCGTCGGCGGCGAATCTGGCCCACAATCGCGTCCGATGAATATCGCGTGGGTTCGTAAAATTCGAGACCAGTGCAACACGGCTGGTGTGCCGTTTTTCTTTAAGCAATGGGGTGCGTTCGGGGCCGACGGAATTCGACGTTCGAAGAAAGCAAACGGACGTGAGCTAGACGGGGAAATATGGAGCGAAATGCCTTATGAATAATGATGGATACTTACCTGGTCTCAAATCATTCGTCGATGCCAAACCAAAAAATCATGTAGCACAACTGGATAAGAAAGGGCGGCTTTATCGTTGGGACCCCAAAGAAGAACCGCCAATCCTCGGTAGTCATAGCTTGACAAAGCACAAGATTATTAGAGCCTATCTGGAAAAGTACGTCGCAATCCTTGCCGCGAAGCCATTTCAGGAAGAGTTTAGGATTTCTCTTGTCGATGGTTTTTCTGGGGGAGGGGTTTATCGGCATCCGCTAACAAAAGAAATTATTTCTGGTTCGCCGCTGCTGATGCTCGAAGCAATGAACGCTGCAGAGATCAGTGCGAATGAGTGGCGTAACAAGAATTTTTCTTTAAAGGCCGATTTTTACTTCATTGAAAAAGACAAGGTAACGTTTGCTTACTTATCCAAGCAACTGAAACAGAATCGAGATGCTTACGAACGAAAAGACAACATTAACACTTTGAATGGAGGGTTTTCGAAGGAGCTTGATCGAGTCATATCAAGCATCAAAGCTTCTGGTCGGGCCAACCGAGCAATATTCCTGTTAGATCAATACGGCTATAAAGATGTCACGCTGGCAAACATGCGAAAGATCTTCAAGCAACTACCGAATGCTGAAATAATCTTAACATTTGCAATTGATTGGTTTGCCGATTTTATTAATGAAACAGATAAGTTTAAATCGGCGTTGCGAAACCTCGAACTGTTGGATCAGAAGGAAGTTCTCCTGAGTCTTCGAAAGCAGCATGCCGATGATTGGCGTCCGGCAGTACAGCATGTGCTTCATCATCACTTTTTTGCTCGAAGCGGAGCTGCATATTATACACCATTTTTCATTCATTCAGTAGATTCTCATAGAGCATATTGGTTACTCCATTTCTCTCGGCACTCAAAAGCACGTGACGTGATGATGCAACTTCATTGGGAAATGGAGAATCACTTTCAGCACTTTGGCGGTTCTGGACTGAGTATGCTTGGACACGATCCGCGCAAGATTAACGAAACGAAGCTGCTTCCCTTTGAGTTTGACTCCGCTGCAGCTGAGCAAACAAACACATCGCTACTCGAATCACTTCCGAGGCGATTCTCGGAATTCAAGAATGGTATTTCGTTCGATCAGTTTTGCGATATTGTCGCAAACGAAACTCCCGCCACTAAAGCAATGCTTGGCAAAAACATCAGCGATTTGTCGCGAGAAAAAGAGTTGGCAATTTTTACATCAGATGGCCGTAAACGTCGTAATGGTGTCAAGATTGCAGATGACGACGTCATTGTTGTGCCACGCCAGAAACTGTTGCTACCAACATCATGCCAGTAACTTGCCTCGAAAACTTGGGAGCCATCTATGACAAGTTTTCACGAGCGAAATTCGACAAGTTAATATTGTTACCGTTAATTTGCCAGACAACGGTTGGCACTGAACCTACACTGAGCTTGTAAACTCCAATTGGCATAAAGTCGGATGTCAGTAGGTCTTCTTTTTTGCGCAGTGTCAAAAAACTCAGCTGACTCGTATTTGCATGACTATTCAAAATTTGTGAAGTCCGTCTAATTTACAAACCTCGACTGCTTAATGTTCCACGAACCCATACCTATTCTTGGAAACCGTTTAACGACCTAATTCGAAGACATAGGACAGATAATGGAGCCAAACTTCACAACGAAATCAGGTCATATCAATCAAAGTTAGAATAATGGCATTTGAAATGAGTTATACTCTTATGATATTAGGAGTTACTGAGATCTATGATTTATGAAACTGATCTAACTAATCATTTTTTTTCTTCTTTAGCAATGATTCAAGTGTGCAAATAAAATTACTCAATGTTATTCCCAAAACTTCACAGACATCATAAAGCTCCAGAATGTCCAGTCGGCGTTCGCCAGATTCATATTTGCTGACGAATGATTGGGGGCGTCCCAGGCGTTCCGCCACATCATCTTGCCGCAGGTCTGCTTCTTCCCTGGTTTTCCGCAACAAATCGAGCAGAATGCGCTGCCGTTGTGTATATAGATTCTTTTTCAAGCTCCCGGTACCTCCTAAAAAAAGTACGAGGAGATTACATCCCACTTGAGGATATCCCATTACAGGATATAATGGGCCGGTCAAAGTAACCTATTACTCAAGGGGAATTTATGTTTGGAGTACTGAAACCACAACGAAAACTATTGAGTT
The sequence above is a segment of the Gimesia algae genome. Coding sequences within it:
- a CDS encoding tetratricopeptide repeat protein, with the protein product MKRSIWSSLILLAGMSILTVSDASAADTIYQYNGSSPLVGDVSGYTKTELTLKRGATEVKIPANEIERVRWEGEPPQLNIARNQEQNGNYAAALEEYKKAEGSASPNLKKSLQYMIARTTARSAKSNPAALDNAIKLLDDFVKANGDHFSYYPAMKLLGESYLAKKDYASANSAFGTVERSPWKDYQMDAKNMKARVLLAQGNTKGALAAFETVAKMEGKTPAELTSKHAAQLGSAICLEKDGKPQDAVKVLDEIIKNVSSQQSSLLAEAYLKKGDCYQALGESKEALIAYLHVDVLFPTEPAVHAEALYHLSTLWGKVQQPERGAEARAVLQQQYPDSEWTQKATKS
- a CDS encoding tetratricopeptide repeat protein, which gives rise to MRLFHFVSIVSLFTILTLVSSVSAEEQYLEFLQGLRDKNYHDTALQYLDKIAADKSTPKEIQELIPFERAMTLMMFSRTQKLPEEQEETLNLALAQLALFTKQYPNHPMAGTANTERGKIILEKAEVEGRIAQSPSDQNNKKAHQEAARKLVAQARDIFQKAYNLHEKTWKSFPATFIDKQKEPEKYAARAKAEIQYMSAQLDLAQCTYAEAQTYDPGSADFNRLLNKASEEYAKIHERYRSQVGGLYARMWQGKCFEEQGELGKAVGIYDELLGHPGKSPAMKGLKDNCLQFRLICLNDDKRKDYQLVIKEAEQWLKENRSRSRTAIGQGITWELARAQEALANQEGTKKGDQDRILRQALASARFVNAFRGKYRDVSRLMVGRITAKIQGNTGGDPEDFATAYGLGQDRNKQVKTLKDKLAAAKSAADKKKAQVELTQYMEETARILRIALKLADNKTDPKELDHARFLLSYTYYNLRRSYECAILAEFVAKSDDKVNGGMSLDAAYLALAGYLQAYNDSPKNLRYVDNQHMEAICNLITSRWPESSRANDARIQLGNIYSSTERPAEAAKWFSQVPPAAPQYTEAQISAGQAYWNSYLTAMSRRSETKPENAKQWSELAEKHLRTGIAATLKSLPPEAKTPANLTAAKTSLAQIALNNGKYQEAIDILAKEPHSVLKAIHVAKGTKRPAKGVQSSEFANLVYQLQLRGYIGLQQIDLARKAMKELEESASGSGGESITEMYRQLGEKITEEIERLKAAGDTQRINDVRKSLETFLTDIFKRKDQTYGSLVWIGETYYGMGQGASEDPTVARGYYDKAAAAFEEILKRQAATGDFIPGNFQVGITLRLVNCKREQGEFEAALKLLAPVLKEKDKSPEVQFEAASLLQTWASSGQGDNNEKYLDAINGLELENGAVIRGWNYLARILQNSMVSTGREDLKKMYHDAQYNKVESFRNYAIAVNDADKLERAKSEINVFGQLNVDLPDDVWERFNQLYRQTQIDLGEDPQDLARRVSSSDSMAANDSTSLKTETPTDTRQKVAQQSTEQAAGGSNTMIIVLVLLVGVGGAVAFYFFGLKPGKKATRPSYQLATNVTMPSDIPAPAPPSPKASRAAQSKSSQPDVSVGKPRSKAEPDKSKTRQPTEKTDSTKSDSDNEKRKLTPEQIAARKAKLAQMSPEEIAARKAAIAKKKAAQAKQQKQSRPRPESESQDS
- a CDS encoding tyrosine-type recombinase/integrase, encoding MKQSSKQIRKTSFRIGKVRGDLRGKIWYLTYHENGKRLRPKLGPDKEQARQMAARINSQLESHTHSVFNFEPVSIDDLQQRWLNHHEQVLRSSLQTIRRYRAATTHLINFIGQKGVASKTSLFQVGHAEEFVHYLRTIKVAPNGHVNSQKRPLLDKGIKYILQCCRSMFGYAIKRRHLSPYAENPFSSLDLDRIPIENAKVISIFSPDQEKAFLEACDDWQFPVFLTLMLTGLRPGELIHLLLPDDIDLKKGMLYVRNKPRLGWQVKTRNEREIPLINELRDVLKIIIGDRVTGPVFLQRRFASSSVLPELTGYTEKQLENLLQKRVIKAEDSSDKSLDRNQWTQQSRTIWRDCGTLKTDRIRTEFIKLTKQIELPEFTAPKSLRHLFATCLQDGNVDPLIRSELMGHSTSATNGASHGLGMTATYTHSRPETKRRQLQNALLIRPSIIIARKRFLEIMKSGLP
- a CDS encoding DUF5131 family protein, encoding MAQNSAIEWTEATWNPTTGCTKVSPGCANCYAERMAFRLQAMEQPRYDNGFKLTLQEDIVNLPLQWKKPRIIFVNSMSDLFHKDIPSEFIKRCFKVMTDASHHKFQVLTKRPDRVVEMASEIEWSENIWMGTSVENSKYINRIRILQKVPAQIRFLSVEPLLGTIPRMPLKGIHWVIVGGESGPQSRPMNIAWVRKIRDQCNTAGVPFFFKQWGAFGADGIRRSKKANGRELDGEIWSEMPYE
- a CDS encoding three-Cys-motif partner protein TcmP yields the protein MNNDGYLPGLKSFVDAKPKNHVAQLDKKGRLYRWDPKEEPPILGSHSLTKHKIIRAYLEKYVAILAAKPFQEEFRISLVDGFSGGGVYRHPLTKEIISGSPLLMLEAMNAAEISANEWRNKNFSLKADFYFIEKDKVTFAYLSKQLKQNRDAYERKDNINTLNGGFSKELDRVISSIKASGRANRAIFLLDQYGYKDVTLANMRKIFKQLPNAEIILTFAIDWFADFINETDKFKSALRNLELLDQKEVLLSLRKQHADDWRPAVQHVLHHHFFARSGAAYYTPFFIHSVDSHRAYWLLHFSRHSKARDVMMQLHWEMENHFQHFGGSGLSMLGHDPRKINETKLLPFEFDSAAAEQTNTSLLESLPRRFSEFKNGISFDQFCDIVANETPATKAMLGKNISDLSREKELAIFTSDGRKRRNGVKIADDDVIVVPRQKLLLPTSCQ
- a CDS encoding helix-turn-helix domain-containing protein → MKKNLYTQRQRILLDLLRKTREEADLRQDDVAERLGRPQSFVSKYESGERRLDILELYDVCEVLGITLSNFICTLESLLKKKKND